A portion of the Rubeoparvulum massiliense genome contains these proteins:
- a CDS encoding long-chain-fatty-acid--CoA ligase codes for MKKQDVEERVWLRHYPPEIPKSIHYPEVSLVTFLLDSAHRFPDKEVIFFMGKRIRYKQLLDAVYRLAHALRDLGIEKGDRVAIMLPNSPQAVIAYYATLLIGGVVVQTNPLYTERELEHQLIDSGTKVLVALDLVYPRIKAVREKANLQHVIITSVGDYLPFPKNWLYPFVQRKQKQAVNLEGEVILKWHALLQAQPDTPIPPVEINAKEDLALLQYTGGTTGLPKGCMLTHYNLVANVLQTRHWIYKSEFGKERVLAALPFFHVYGMTTVMNLTLMIAGSMVVIPRFQPEEVLKLIEKERPTLFPGAPTMYIALINHPEIHQYDLSSIFACISGSAPLHLEVQQRFEELTNGKIVEGYGLTESSPVTHANLIWGERVNGSIGLPWPDTEAAIMDEEGNFLPPRAIGELVVRGPQVMKGYWQRPEETEMTLREGWLLTGDMGYMDEEGYFYIVDRKKDMIIASGYNIYPREIEEILFEHPAIQEAAVAGIPDEYRGETVKAFVVVKEGMTVTEEELDQFCREKLASYKIPRIYEFREQLPKTTVGKVLRRQLVQEDQAN; via the coding sequence ATGAAAAAACAGGATGTGGAGGAAAGAGTCTGGCTCCGTCACTATCCCCCGGAAATTCCGAAGTCGATCCATTATCCCGAAGTTTCACTGGTCACATTTTTACTGGATTCAGCCCATCGTTTTCCGGATAAAGAAGTGATCTTTTTCATGGGAAAACGGATTCGTTACAAGCAATTATTGGATGCGGTGTACAGATTGGCTCATGCTTTACGAGATCTTGGGATCGAGAAAGGTGATCGAGTAGCTATTATGCTCCCCAATTCTCCACAGGCAGTGATTGCCTACTATGCTACCCTCTTGATTGGCGGTGTAGTGGTTCAGACTAATCCTCTTTATACAGAACGAGAATTGGAACACCAGTTGATTGACTCTGGAACAAAAGTGCTCGTTGCCCTGGATTTGGTCTATCCCCGTATTAAGGCAGTTCGTGAAAAAGCCAATCTGCAGCATGTCATTATTACATCTGTGGGAGACTACCTACCGTTTCCGAAGAATTGGCTCTATCCCTTTGTCCAACGAAAACAGAAGCAAGCTGTGAACCTCGAAGGAGAAGTGATTTTAAAGTGGCATGCTTTATTACAAGCACAGCCCGATACCCCCATTCCACCTGTAGAGATTAATGCCAAAGAAGATCTTGCCTTACTTCAATACACTGGAGGTACTACCGGCTTACCGAAGGGATGTATGCTAACCCATTATAATCTGGTGGCCAATGTGCTTCAGACACGGCATTGGATCTATAAATCAGAGTTTGGGAAGGAACGGGTCCTAGCAGCACTTCCATTTTTCCATGTGTATGGTATGACGACGGTGATGAATCTTACCTTAATGATCGCAGGTTCCATGGTGGTGATACCTCGCTTCCAACCGGAAGAGGTACTGAAGTTAATTGAAAAGGAACGTCCCACCTTATTTCCTGGAGCACCTACCATGTATATTGCGCTCATCAATCACCCGGAGATCCATCAGTATGATCTATCATCGATTTTTGCCTGTATCAGCGGTTCTGCTCCACTCCACTTAGAGGTTCAGCAACGCTTTGAAGAGTTAACGAATGGGAAGATTGTGGAGGGTTATGGCCTTACAGAGAGTTCTCCTGTTACGCATGCTAACTTAATCTGGGGAGAGCGGGTGAATGGTAGCATTGGACTACCATGGCCAGATACAGAAGCAGCGATCATGGATGAAGAGGGGAATTTTTTACCCCCTCGTGCGATTGGTGAGTTAGTTGTTCGTGGTCCCCAGGTGATGAAGGGTTATTGGCAACGGCCAGAGGAGACAGAGATGACTTTACGTGAAGGCTGGCTACTAACTGGAGATATGGGATACATGGATGAAGAAGGGTACTTTTATATCGTAGATCGGAAAAAGGACATGATTATTGCAAGCGGTTACAATATTTATCCCCGTGAGATTGAGGAAATATTATTTGAGCATCCTGCGATTCAGGAAGCTGCGGTGGCTGGTATACCCGATGAATATCGAGGTGAGACAGTAAAGGCTTTCGTCGTTGTGAAGGAAGGAATGACCGTCACGGAAGAAGAGTTAGATCAGTTCTGCCGAGAGAAGCTAGCCTCTTATAAGATTCCGCGTATTTACGAATTTCGTGAGCAATTGCCAAAAACTACTGTAGGGAAAGTATTAAGACGTCAACTGGTTCAAGAGGACCAAGCGAATTAG
- the csaB gene encoding polysaccharide pyruvyl transferase CsaB: MFRIVIAGYYGFNNVGDDALLYAITSSLIEEVPALQFAVLSNNPKETEALFHLPAYNRWSIKEIVGQLRHSDLLLMGGGSLLQDVSSPRSTLYYLAIIQIAKWLGKPVVLYAQGFGPVSHQANKWLIRRIVNQVDLITVRDAESKDDFLQHGVTKTPIHVAADPAFLLHVQSDDLEAGTEVFTRYGCLNGRPTLGISVRDWKDEHAFKEVLAHAADEVVRMGWNVVFLPMHYPHDLQASQDIVNLMKEPAFCIDEKLNYRQMIGCIAQLDMMVGMRLHAAILAAAQSIPFITLSYDPKVDRFVESMGMPNAGRVETLQLEPFLPLLLNTIEHREDWRNHLLEQLRTFREKAALSNEKVLQLLEEKKTSLNTRT, translated from the coding sequence ATGTTTCGAATTGTCATTGCCGGGTATTACGGTTTTAATAACGTTGGAGATGATGCCCTTCTCTATGCGATTACTTCTTCTTTAATTGAAGAAGTACCCGCTCTACAGTTCGCTGTACTCTCCAACAATCCAAAAGAAACCGAAGCCTTATTTCACCTTCCAGCATATAACCGTTGGAGTATCAAAGAGATTGTTGGGCAACTCCGGCACTCCGACCTCTTGCTCATGGGTGGAGGGAGCCTCCTTCAGGATGTTTCTAGTCCAAGGAGCACCCTCTACTATTTGGCGATCATCCAAATCGCCAAATGGTTAGGCAAACCGGTGGTTCTCTATGCCCAAGGTTTTGGACCTGTTTCCCATCAAGCAAACAAATGGCTCATTCGGCGAATCGTAAATCAAGTGGATCTAATCACTGTTCGCGACGCAGAATCCAAGGATGATTTCCTCCAACACGGCGTCACGAAAACACCGATTCACGTCGCTGCGGATCCTGCTTTTTTACTTCACGTGCAATCCGATGATCTAGAGGCTGGTACTGAAGTATTTACCCGGTATGGCTGTCTAAATGGTCGACCAACATTGGGCATATCCGTACGTGACTGGAAAGATGAGCATGCTTTCAAGGAGGTTCTAGCACATGCCGCTGATGAGGTGGTACGCATGGGTTGGAACGTCGTCTTTTTACCGATGCACTATCCCCACGATCTGCAGGCATCACAGGATATTGTGAATCTCATGAAAGAACCGGCCTTCTGCATTGATGAAAAATTGAACTATCGCCAAATGATCGGATGCATCGCCCAGCTAGATATGATGGTAGGTATGCGACTTCACGCTGCGATCCTGGCTGCTGCACAATCCATCCCCTTTATTACGCTCTCCTATGATCCGAAAGTGGATCGGTTCGTTGAATCCATGGGGATGCCTAATGCAGGACGTGTAGAAACACTTCAATTGGAGCCTTTCCTCCCCCTCCTGCTCAATACCATAGAACACCGTGAGGATTGGAGAAATCATCTTCTAGAACAGCTCCGTACATTTCGGGAAAAAGCTGCCCTTAGTAATGAAAAAGTCCTACAGCTCCTCGAAGAAAAAAAAACCAGCTTGAATACACGGACTTGA
- a CDS encoding glycosyltransferase, with amino-acid sequence MDSFKVLHVIGGGEYGGAEIHVLNLCKSLSRLGVEPVIICFYRHRFAKQAEELGFQVHVLDQFGRFDWRLLSELRRLIFSIEPFVIHTHGVKANFFTRLAVQGMEENFPLITTVHSLLRFDYPKKTSYWGALALEKLTRRYVDRFIAISHHIAQDLEGQGVDPKKISVIHHGLDLDLFSLDQREERRQRLRQEWGLQGDEFVIGTMSRLVAVKGIDSLIRAASTLLPQFPQLHIIIGGDGDERNELQRLAQESGYAERIHFIGFRDDVADVLTSFDLFVSCSFSEGFGLSILEAMAMQLPVVTTGVGGIMDFLQDKKNGRLIPVGDQAALAAVLTELIDQEEERRQLAQQARLDVEEKYTLLRMAEETKNLYLQLSKTM; translated from the coding sequence ATGGACTCGTTTAAGGTTCTCCATGTAATCGGTGGAGGTGAGTATGGTGGAGCAGAAATCCATGTACTCAACTTATGTAAATCTTTAAGTAGACTAGGCGTGGAACCTGTAATCATCTGCTTTTATCGCCATCGTTTTGCGAAGCAAGCAGAGGAGCTTGGGTTTCAAGTCCATGTATTGGATCAGTTTGGCCGTTTTGACTGGCGCTTATTATCGGAGCTGAGGCGGCTGATTTTTTCGATCGAACCATTCGTGATCCATACCCATGGCGTGAAGGCCAATTTCTTTACCCGTTTAGCTGTTCAGGGTATGGAAGAGAATTTTCCCCTTATTACCACGGTCCATAGTCTCTTGCGATTCGACTATCCCAAGAAGACATCCTATTGGGGGGCTCTCGCGCTAGAGAAGCTAACCCGTCGTTATGTGGACCGGTTCATCGCAATCTCCCATCATATTGCCCAGGACTTAGAAGGGCAAGGTGTTGATCCAAAGAAGATCTCTGTGATCCATCACGGCTTGGATCTAGATTTATTCTCATTAGACCAACGGGAGGAACGGCGTCAGCGCTTACGACAGGAATGGGGTCTGCAGGGAGACGAATTTGTGATAGGAACCATGTCACGTCTAGTAGCAGTGAAGGGAATCGATTCCTTGATTCGTGCAGCCAGCACTTTACTTCCCCAGTTTCCCCAACTTCACATTATCATTGGTGGCGATGGAGATGAGCGGAATGAGTTGCAACGCTTAGCTCAGGAGAGTGGCTATGCAGAAAGAATTCATTTTATCGGTTTCCGAGATGATGTGGCAGATGTGCTGACCAGCTTTGATCTTTTTGTAAGCTGTAGTTTCTCTGAAGGGTTTGGCTTATCTATTCTTGAAGCGATGGCTATGCAGTTACCTGTGGTGACCACTGGTGTGGGGGGGATTATGGACTTTCTCCAGGATAAGAAGAATGGTCGCTTGATTCCTGTGGGCGATCAGGCTGCTCTTGCTGCAGTTCTAACAGAGCTAATTGATCAAGAGGAAGAACGTAGACAGCTAGCACAGCAAGCGCGGCTTGATGTGGAGGAAAAGTATACACTGTTACGCATGGCAGAAGAGACCAAGAATTTATATCTTCAGCTATCTAAAACAATGTGA
- the murJ gene encoding murein biosynthesis integral membrane protein MurJ — MTKRSFLRTTVLFTLGTIVGKILGFLKEVSIGSIYGTTAPVDAYGLAMTIPTIVFSGLTGAFAISFIPIFMRKYRENQEEAYLFMNNFLHIMLLIFIVPILLMELLAEPLIALIGFGFPPEVQQLSVTMLRIITPMVLFTFLGDTFNAYLNGFHHFKVTAIYWIVFNGVTLLIFLSFVDDIGIIAVAVGMLIASLFQGTIPLFASRKIGYRYQFRVNWHDPGLKEMVRLGIPAFITSIAIQLNLAVDKSLATSLGEGAIAALNYAQKLYFLPLGLVAGPIATVVYPILVEAYTDKDRAQFKQTVQQTTNVLLILFIPVAMFLVWFAAPTIRLAFGYGMFGEKSVALTAFGLQFYALAALAQPLKDFYDRVLFAMQLNRKIMWITIVSVIVTILLNFTLIIPLRHGGLALATSLGVTLSVLALIYVYKQVTQDGQLLRHSLPALVKAIVASIIALFVAYGTLWGLEASMGQFAAIISYLLAIPAYLLALWLMKTKELLVLFQYRKREGATQK; from the coding sequence ATGACAAAGCGATCTTTTCTACGAACTACGGTACTTTTTACCCTTGGCACAATCGTAGGCAAAATATTAGGATTTCTAAAAGAGGTAAGCATCGGTTCCATCTATGGCACTACTGCTCCCGTCGATGCTTATGGCTTAGCGATGACCATACCAACCATCGTTTTTTCGGGTCTAACAGGTGCCTTTGCCATTTCCTTTATCCCCATCTTTATGCGGAAATATCGAGAGAATCAAGAAGAAGCTTATCTGTTTATGAATAACTTTTTACATATTATGTTGCTGATTTTTATTGTACCGATCCTGTTGATGGAATTACTTGCTGAACCATTGATTGCGCTCATTGGGTTTGGCTTTCCCCCAGAGGTACAGCAGCTTTCTGTAACGATGCTGCGTATTATTACACCCATGGTGCTTTTTACATTTCTCGGGGATACCTTTAATGCTTATTTGAATGGGTTCCATCACTTTAAAGTAACCGCCATCTATTGGATTGTCTTTAATGGGGTTACCCTCTTGATCTTTCTCAGCTTTGTGGACGACATTGGGATTATTGCTGTTGCAGTTGGGATGCTCATTGCCAGTCTTTTTCAAGGAACCATCCCCCTCTTTGCCTCACGTAAAATTGGCTATCGCTATCAATTTAGGGTGAATTGGCATGATCCAGGATTAAAAGAGATGGTTCGTTTAGGGATTCCAGCATTCATCACCAGCATCGCCATTCAATTAAATTTGGCAGTGGATAAATCCTTAGCCACCAGCTTGGGAGAAGGCGCTATTGCAGCACTGAACTATGCTCAAAAGCTTTACTTCCTCCCCCTTGGTCTTGTAGCAGGTCCCATTGCCACAGTGGTCTATCCTATATTGGTTGAAGCCTATACCGATAAGGATCGAGCCCAGTTTAAACAAACTGTACAGCAGACCACCAATGTTTTGTTGATTCTTTTTATTCCTGTGGCCATGTTTCTCGTATGGTTCGCCGCACCCACAATCCGTTTGGCCTTTGGATATGGGATGTTTGGCGAGAAGAGTGTGGCACTAACTGCATTTGGTCTGCAATTCTATGCCCTTGCAGCACTAGCTCAACCCTTAAAAGACTTTTATGACCGTGTCCTTTTCGCCATGCAGCTCAACCGTAAGATCATGTGGATCACCATTGTATCAGTGATTGTTACGATTCTCTTGAACTTCACCTTAATCATTCCCTTACGCCATGGTGGACTAGCATTGGCAACCTCCTTAGGCGTTACACTCTCTGTCCTTGCCCTTATCTATGTCTATAAACAGGTGACTCAGGATGGGCAGCTCTTACGACATTCGCTACCTGCACTGGTGAAGGCAATTGTAGCTTCAATCATTGCCCTCTTTGTCGCCTATGGTACACTGTGGGGATTGGAAGCTAGCATGGGACAATTTGCAGCAATAATCTCTTATCTACTGGCGATCCCTGCTTATTTACTAGCACTCTGGCTCATGAAAACCAAGGAGTTACTTGTTCTCTTCCAATACCGTAAACGTGAAGGAGCAACACAGAAATGA
- a CDS encoding glycosyltransferase family 4 protein — translation MKTNPTHILHLLNYPGQGGSEKYILDIIDGLKADYRFSFAYSQEGPLLAQLRRRNIKLYSIPMRNPLDWKAAKQLAQLCREQDIQVIHAHYLRENLIALMSKRFGNPAQIIWTYHVNVPMSLPIRLLNRMVTKQNKQVIAVSHFMKGELMKRGVSPDKITVVYNGCTLPQPTSIIERPEQTFIFGVVARLSAEKGHAFLLDALASLHASIPAGWKCWIIGDGPDREVLQQQAKELGIADHLLFWGHQKEIVNYYAAIDCIIIPSENESLSYTAIEALIMQKPVIATNVGGIPEVIHHGITGTLVEYGDVEDLAMQMAAVISEPEVYLRIAENGARWVEEQFSSAQMLEKLKQIYG, via the coding sequence ATGAAAACGAATCCAACTCATATTCTTCACCTTTTAAATTATCCTGGGCAAGGTGGGAGCGAAAAATATATTCTTGATATTATCGATGGTCTTAAAGCTGATTACCGCTTCTCATTTGCCTACTCTCAAGAAGGTCCATTGCTAGCCCAATTGCGAAGACGTAACATCAAGCTCTACTCCATCCCAATGAGGAACCCCCTTGATTGGAAGGCCGCAAAACAACTAGCTCAACTCTGCCGCGAACAGGATATTCAAGTGATTCATGCTCATTACCTACGTGAAAATCTAATTGCCTTAATGAGTAAACGGTTTGGAAATCCTGCACAAATCATTTGGACCTATCATGTGAATGTTCCCATGTCACTACCTATACGCCTACTAAACCGCATGGTCACGAAGCAAAATAAGCAAGTGATCGCGGTCTCCCATTTTATGAAAGGTGAGCTCATGAAGCGCGGCGTTTCACCCGACAAGATTACAGTTGTCTACAATGGCTGCACCCTTCCCCAGCCAACATCCATCATTGAGCGACCTGAGCAGACCTTTATCTTCGGTGTTGTTGCCCGCTTAAGTGCAGAAAAGGGACATGCCTTTTTGCTAGATGCCCTTGCTTCCCTCCATGCTTCCATTCCTGCTGGGTGGAAATGTTGGATTATCGGAGATGGACCAGATCGAGAAGTACTACAGCAGCAAGCAAAAGAGCTCGGCATCGCAGATCATCTCCTCTTCTGGGGACATCAAAAGGAGATTGTCAACTACTATGCAGCTATTGACTGTATCATTATTCCATCGGAGAATGAATCCCTCTCCTACACAGCCATTGAAGCGCTAATTATGCAAAAGCCTGTCATCGCCACTAATGTAGGAGGAATCCCAGAGGTAATCCATCACGGCATCACTGGTACGCTGGTTGAATATGGTGATGTGGAGGACTTAGCCATGCAAATGGCTGCTGTCATCTCTGAGCCTGAGGTTTATCTGCGGATTGCCGAGAATGGTGCACGTTGGGTGGAGGAGCAATTCTCATCTGCACAGATGCTAGAGAAGCTCAAGCAGATCTATGGTTGA
- a CDS encoding Crp/Fnr family transcriptional regulator, which yields MKGSWLKELSQSVLFRDYTIAELMDLLSQVNYAERFYGKEEVIALEDAPCTQVGIILEGAVEVQKLHGAGSGVTIQCLTPHQIFGEVIIFSQRKTYPATLVANSATVILFISKESILQLCREEERFLENFMALLSNKILMLNQKVKRLAYPSIRQKIADWLLEHYRLSGENTINIPFTKKAWSEQLAIPRPSLSRELGKMQEDGLIYLNGSSITICDQQALERLL from the coding sequence ATGAAGGGAAGTTGGTTGAAGGAGTTATCTCAATCCGTTCTATTTCGTGATTATACAATAGCAGAGCTAATGGACCTCTTATCACAAGTAAACTACGCTGAACGCTTCTATGGTAAGGAAGAGGTCATCGCCTTGGAGGATGCCCCCTGTACACAGGTCGGAATTATATTAGAAGGCGCCGTGGAGGTTCAAAAGCTCCATGGCGCAGGTAGTGGTGTGACGATTCAATGTTTGACACCTCACCAAATCTTTGGCGAAGTGATTATTTTTTCACAACGTAAAACCTACCCTGCAACCCTTGTTGCTAATTCAGCGACGGTCATCTTGTTTATTTCGAAGGAATCCATCTTACAGCTTTGTAGGGAAGAAGAACGCTTTTTAGAAAACTTCATGGCGCTACTCTCCAATAAGATTTTGATGCTGAATCAGAAAGTGAAGCGCTTGGCTTACCCATCCATTCGTCAAAAGATTGCTGATTGGCTCTTGGAGCATTATCGATTAAGTGGAGAGAATACTATCAACATTCCTTTTACAAAAAAAGCATGGTCAGAACAGTTAGCTATTCCTCGCCCATCGCTCTCTCGGGAGTTAGGAAAGATGCAGGAGGATGGTCTCATCTATCTGAACGGATCATCCATTACAATCTGTGATCAGCAAGCTTTAGAAAGATTACTTTAG
- a CDS encoding O-antigen ligase family protein, translated as MFYFLRGSFVYKGLMVLNRWYEASLFYHLLHRIYGWFLKGWQSSGLRYLSQGSTLKQAQKHSGLERLWLRVTRLVEKLLLWFTEKLTPAVMKSVIIQWCLFVGRMVRQGNRQFFRHLAFWFAVATLFLQGVLFLGHHLMPLPWLPYYLSLPKLGIALLLSGVLALVVIWFKPLQNAWVRSGLLHQWAEFWLVADEDRRWLQVDEKLSHQGKRQTMVLAILLTILFFTLPLKQFVILLMVIPLVGLLWRQPIYGLYGTAFLIPFLPFRFLAILVVLNYGLLMIKRLCQHEPLWEGTRFSRSLGFMLLVTLAGVVGSISFWQSLGEWIIFLVAIFLGYLVVYFVHDRKGMERLALVILISATIVAGIGLVQYFTLGETNTGWVDQQLNPGISTRVYSTLENPNHLAEYLVMAILISFIPLFTTRNPLAFLFSLGGIGLMVLTMFVTFSRGGYVALAAALFLFILFTMRRMLLVLAPFLVVGLYLLPATIWERLLTIGNVQDSSISYRFSIWQSAQDMFQDFFWFGAGYGYDTFITLFPLYRAWPPIAFHAHNLYLEIALELGMVGLIAFAFFFLRLFGVGLSTIQRNRENRFNTIVLGASLAGIAGLLIHGMAEYVWFYPKVILMFWLVVGIVLAVTRTEKRVEKVME; from the coding sequence ATGTTCTATTTCTTACGAGGCTCCTTCGTCTATAAAGGATTGATGGTTTTAAATCGTTGGTACGAAGCTAGCCTATTTTATCACCTCCTTCATAGGATTTATGGATGGTTTCTGAAGGGGTGGCAGAGTAGCGGACTTCGGTACCTTAGCCAGGGTAGTACGCTGAAGCAGGCGCAGAAGCATAGTGGACTAGAACGGCTCTGGTTACGGGTTACAAGACTTGTGGAAAAATTGCTTCTTTGGTTCACGGAGAAGCTAACCCCTGCTGTTATGAAGAGTGTCATCATCCAGTGGTGTCTCTTTGTTGGGCGGATGGTACGTCAAGGGAATCGTCAATTCTTTCGTCATCTCGCTTTCTGGTTTGCTGTAGCTACCCTCTTTTTACAGGGGGTTCTCTTTCTGGGGCATCATCTCATGCCATTGCCATGGCTGCCCTATTATCTTTCATTACCTAAACTAGGTATTGCCCTGCTACTTTCTGGAGTATTGGCTTTGGTTGTCATCTGGTTCAAACCTTTACAGAATGCGTGGGTACGGAGTGGCTTGCTTCATCAATGGGCAGAGTTCTGGTTAGTAGCAGATGAAGATCGGCGTTGGCTTCAGGTAGATGAAAAGCTTAGTCATCAAGGGAAAAGACAGACGATGGTCCTAGCGATTCTCTTGACAATTCTATTTTTCACCTTACCATTGAAGCAATTTGTCATTTTACTAATGGTGATTCCATTGGTAGGATTGCTCTGGCGTCAGCCAATCTATGGACTCTATGGCACCGCATTTCTTATTCCCTTCTTGCCATTTCGCTTTTTAGCCATTTTGGTGGTACTCAATTATGGACTCTTAATGATTAAACGTTTATGCCAGCATGAGCCCTTATGGGAAGGAACGCGCTTCTCTCGCTCTTTAGGCTTCATGCTACTGGTCACCTTGGCTGGAGTAGTGGGATCGATCTCATTTTGGCAGAGTCTAGGTGAGTGGATTATTTTCCTTGTCGCTATCTTTCTAGGCTATCTGGTGGTCTATTTTGTCCATGATCGTAAAGGGATGGAACGATTGGCTCTCGTGATCCTCATCTCTGCAACCATTGTGGCAGGGATTGGTTTGGTTCAATACTTTACGCTTGGAGAAACTAATACGGGCTGGGTGGATCAACAGCTTAATCCGGGAATTTCTACACGGGTCTATTCTACCTTAGAGAATCCCAATCATCTGGCTGAGTATTTGGTCATGGCGATTCTAATTTCATTCATTCCGCTCTTTACAACACGGAATCCGCTTGCCTTCCTCTTCTCCCTTGGTGGGATTGGCTTGATGGTATTAACGATGTTCGTCACTTTCTCCCGTGGGGGTTATGTAGCGTTGGCTGCTGCCTTATTCCTTTTTATACTCTTTACCATGCGGAGAATGCTATTAGTACTAGCACCCTTTCTGGTAGTAGGGCTCTACTTACTTCCTGCTACGATTTGGGAGCGTCTCCTCACCATCGGAAATGTCCAGGATAGCTCCATTTCCTACCGTTTCAGTATCTGGCAGTCCGCACAGGATATGTTTCAGGACTTTTTCTGGTTTGGAGCAGGCTATGGTTATGATACTTTTATCACCCTTTTTCCCTTGTATCGGGCATGGCCACCCATCGCCTTCCATGCACATAATCTTTATTTAGAGATTGCCTTGGAATTAGGTATGGTAGGGCTGATTGCCTTCGCCTTCTTCTTCTTACGTCTCTTTGGGGTAGGATTAAGCACTATCCAACGAAACAGAGAAAATCGCTTTAATACCATCGTCCTAGGAGCAAGCCTGGCAGGCATTGCTGGACTACTTATCCATGGGATGGCTGAGTATGTATGGTTCTATCCTAAGGTGATCCTCATGTTCTGGTTGGTGGTAGGTATTGTTTTAGCAGTTACCCGAACGGAGAAGAGAGTAGAGAAGGTCATGGAGTAG
- a CDS encoding DUF4330 domain-containing protein, whose product MKLIDEKGKLFGLVNIVDLLIVVVVLGLAAGVYYKVTQSNRVVETVPVTLTLLAEEIRQPTVDAIAIGDDAYDWESNGYFGKVVDKQVTPAIAYVETADGRVVKAEIPDKYNLTVTIEGSGVYQSRGVVIGGRDWKVGNTLVLKTQKSSVKTTVIGLVQPEAPTQE is encoded by the coding sequence ATGAAACTGATTGATGAAAAGGGAAAATTATTTGGTCTCGTGAATATTGTTGACTTGCTTATAGTGGTGGTTGTCCTAGGACTAGCAGCAGGTGTCTATTACAAAGTTACTCAAAGCAACCGAGTTGTAGAGACCGTTCCGGTTACGCTCACCCTATTGGCTGAAGAGATTCGCCAACCTACAGTAGATGCCATCGCTATCGGTGATGATGCATATGACTGGGAAAGCAATGGATATTTTGGTAAAGTAGTGGACAAGCAAGTTACACCAGCCATCGCTTATGTGGAGACAGCAGACGGTCGTGTTGTAAAAGCGGAGATTCCTGATAAATATAATCTGACGGTTACCATAGAAGGTTCAGGGGTTTATCAATCACGTGGTGTTGTTATTGGCGGTCGTGACTGGAAAGTAGGAAATACCCTCGTATTAAAGACGCAAAAATCATCGGTTAAAACCACGGTGATCGGTCTAGTACAACCTGAAGCACCTACACAGGAATAA
- a CDS encoding DUF350 domain-containing protein produces MWFWENPYVQTVSYFMVAGLAIILFLTIFEMVTKYNDWEEIKKGNLAVAMATGGKVFGVANIFRFSIAHHDTILESIVWSGVGFLLLLFAYFIFEFMTPRFHVDQEIAKGNKAVGFLALIISISFSYVIGASITVM; encoded by the coding sequence ATGTGGTTCTGGGAAAATCCATATGTACAGACAGTATCTTATTTTATGGTAGCTGGACTTGCGATCATCTTATTTTTAACCATCTTTGAGATGGTGACGAAGTATAATGACTGGGAGGAGATTAAGAAGGGCAATCTTGCAGTTGCCATGGCAACAGGCGGGAAAGTGTTTGGGGTTGCCAATATCTTCCGCTTTTCCATTGCCCATCATGACACAATCTTGGAGTCCATCGTATGGAGTGGTGTCGGATTCTTACTTTTACTCTTTGCTTATTTTATCTTTGAATTTATGACACCACGCTTCCATGTTGACCAAGAGATTGCCAAGGGAAATAAGGCGGTGGGCTTTCTCGCACTCATTATCTCCATTAGTTTCTCCTATGTGATCGGTGCTAGTATTACGGTGATGTAG